GAAGGCTTTCTTCATGGCCTTGATGACTTTCATTTCTTCGTCGCCGGCCAGTACGCCGCCCTTCAGTTTGAAATCCTTGAAGCCATATTTCTCTTTGGCGGCTTTGCACAGGGCCACCACGCTGTCGGCATCCAGGGCCTCCTCATTGCGCAGGCGGTACCATTCGCAATCGGAATCTTCTTCGTGGTCGTAGGGCAGATCCGTTTTCTTCCGATCACCCACAAAGAACAGATATCCCAGGAACCGGACGAAGTCCCGCTGCTGGCCACCGCCCAGCAGGCGGCATACCGGCATGTCCAGGAATTTGCCCAGCAGATCCAGACAGGGAGCTTCGATGGCGGTCATCACATGGACCCCGGTCCGCAGATCGAAGGTCTGGTTGCCCCGGACATCTTCTTCTCCGCTCTGGTCCAGGTGAGCCTTGACTGCCAGCAGGGTGTTCCGGTAATCCGAGATCTTGGTTCCCACCACGATTTCCTTTACATCTTCCAGGGCATTGGTGATCTTGGGGCCGCCGGGGACTTCGCCCACCCCGGTGTTTCCTTCCGAGTCCGTCAGGATGACGATATTACGGGTAAAGTAGGGAGCATGGGCGCCGCTCAGGTTCAGCAGCATGCTGTCTTTGCCGGCAACCGGGTAAACTTCCATTTTGGTGATTACGGGTGTCATATGCTTGTTTCCTCCTTGATAAACCAACCATTTCCCAACAATGTCAAGGCCTTCGACCACCTAACGGTTTCTCTGAAATCGCGCTTTTTCAGTCTTTTACGAAAAGCGTTAGGATTCAATGTTTGACTTTATTATAATTTTCATGCTATTATAATTCAAATTGTTAATTTTTAGTAGCTGACTTAGTTTTACTTAGAGGTGTAGAAGATGGATGTGAAACAGATCGAATACATTGTGAAAATTGCGGAAACAGGCAGCATCACCCGGGCAGCAGAGCAGCTGTTCATTACCCAGTCCGCCCTGAACCAGCAGCTGCTGAAGCTGGAACAGTCTCTGGGGGTGAAACTGTTCATCCGGCACAAGCATGACATGACCCCCACCGAGGCAGGGAATGTCTATTTGAAATACGGCCGGCACATGCTCCAGGAAAAGCGGGAGGCCTATACCATCATCAACAACATGAGCCAGAACAATGTAGGGAAACTGTACTTTACCTTCGCCCGGGAGCGGGGCATCGATATGTTCTGCTCCACCTATTCCGTATTCCACCAGAAATTTCCCGGCATCACCCTGGAGCCCCATGAAATGCTGGCCCAGCAGCAGATGGCCCGGATCGCCCAGGGCTATGTGGACCTGGGACTGGTAACCGTGTCGGAGGACGACAAGCTGCCCGGTCTGGAATATGAACTCATCCGGAAGGAGCCCATGCTCCTGGCCGTACCCCGCAGTTTCCCCCAGGCGGCCAAAGCCGCCAGGCCGGGAACCCCCCTGGAAGATCTTCCCTATGGAGACCTGAAGGATTTAAGGGATCTGCCTTTTGTGTTGATGTTCGAGAGCTCCACCATGCGCCATATCATCGACAAACTGTTCCGCCAGCACCATTTCTCCCCCTATGTACTGTTTGAATCTGCCAGCATCCGGACCCTGGAGACCATGGTGAAGACGGACCTGGCCTGCACCATCGTCAGTGGCAATTACTACAAGTACCAGGACAGGATTGCCTATTTCCGGCTGCCGGGAGACCCGGAATGGGAGCTGGACATCGTCTACAAAAAAGGGGCTTACCTGAGTAAGCCCATGCT
This genomic interval from Acidaminococcus timonensis contains the following:
- a CDS encoding enolase C-terminal domain-like protein; its protein translation is MTPVITKMEVYPVAGKDSMLLNLSGAHAPYFTRNIVILTDSEGNTGVGEVPGGPKITNALEDVKEIVVGTKISDYRNTLLAVKAHLDQSGEEDVRGNQTFDLRTGVHVMTAIEAPCLDLLGKFLDMPVCRLLGGGQQRDFVRFLGYLFFVGDRKKTDLPYDHEEDSDCEWYRLRNEEALDADSVVALCKAAKEKYGFKDFKLKGGVLAGDEEMKVIKAMKKAFPDARMDLDPNGAWKLDDAVKYVSDMHGILTYCEDPCGAEGVYSGREIMSEFRRRTGFPTATNMIATDWRQVGHSLESQAVDIILADPHFWTMNGSVRVAQMCHEFGYTWGSHSNNHFDISLAMCVQVGAAVPGFYNALDTHWIWQEGRERLTREPLQIKDGGIKVPDKPGLGVEVDREQVLKAHELYKKHCLGVRNDAVTMQYLIPGWKFDAKSPCLVR
- a CDS encoding LysR family transcriptional regulator, which translates into the protein MDVKQIEYIVKIAETGSITRAAEQLFITQSALNQQLLKLEQSLGVKLFIRHKHDMTPTEAGNVYLKYGRHMLQEKREAYTIINNMSQNNVGKLYFTFARERGIDMFCSTYSVFHQKFPGITLEPHEMLAQQQMARIAQGYVDLGLVTVSEDDKLPGLEYELIRKEPMLLAVPRSFPQAAKAARPGTPLEDLPYGDLKDLRDLPFVLMFESSTMRHIIDKLFRQHHFSPYVLFESASIRTLETMVKTDLACTIVSGNYYKYQDRIAYFRLPGDPEWELDIVYKKGAYLSKPMLYYKELMQEYFHEKAPLITKKRV